One genomic region from Nostoc sphaeroides encodes:
- a CDS encoding PEP-CTERM sorting domain-containing protein (PEP-CTERM proteins occur, often in large numbers, in the proteomes of bacteria that also encode an exosortase, a predicted intramembrane cysteine proteinase. The presence of a PEP-CTERM domain at a protein's C-terminus predicts cleavage within the sorting domain, followed by covalent anchoring to some some component of the (usually Gram-negative) cell surface. Many PEP-CTERM proteins exhibit an unusual sequence composition that includes large numbers of potential glycosylation sites. Expression of one such protein has been shown restore the ability of a bacterium to form floc, a type of biofilm.) yields the protein MKRLHLAAATAAILALLSLDTQQAKAITIFTSRTDWNTAVSGSDTFSEDFESFTSDTEFRTTPVDVGEFTLLQVGNARAFRNLIEVSPFEYDDNNGTNHASVFTDFGATNVDLTLNTPVFGWGADFFEANSGEGLNLDLVLDIGGVLDTIPVTVNDGFFGFVTNPVEDIRKVTFISRIEDLGERGEGFGLDNVTGAISKGRTIPEPASGLGLLAFGALGAGSLLKRKQQYKVRAKV from the coding sequence ATGAAAAGATTACATCTGGCTGCTGCCACAGCAGCAATCCTTGCTTTGTTAAGCCTTGACACGCAACAGGCAAAGGCTATTACAATTTTCACCTCACGTACTGATTGGAACACTGCTGTATCAGGAAGTGACACATTCAGTGAAGATTTTGAAAGTTTTACTTCTGATACAGAATTCCGAACCACCCCTGTTGACGTTGGAGAGTTCACACTCCTTCAAGTAGGAAATGCTCGTGCGTTTCGTAACTTGATTGAGGTGTCACCTTTCGAGTACGACGACAATAATGGTACAAATCATGCCTCAGTATTCACTGATTTTGGGGCTACCAATGTAGACTTAACTTTAAATACTCCAGTTTTTGGATGGGGAGCAGATTTCTTTGAAGCAAATAGTGGAGAAGGGCTGAATTTAGACCTTGTGTTGGATATAGGTGGAGTTTTAGACACCATTCCAGTAACAGTCAACGATGGCTTCTTTGGGTTTGTTACTAATCCTGTAGAAGACATTCGTAAGGTGACTTTCATATCACGAATTGAGGATTTAGGAGAAAGAGGAGAAGGTTTCGGATTGGATAACGTGACTGGGGCTATATCTAAGGGACGAACTATACCTGAACCTGCTTCTGGATTAGGTTTATTAGCGTTTGGCGCTTTAGGTGCCGGTTCACTACTCAAGCGCAAACAGCAGTACAAAGTCAGAGCGAAAGTGTAA